One window of Alphaproteobacteria bacterium genomic DNA carries:
- a CDS encoding TerC family protein, with protein MEYILQLAANPGAWAALATLIVMEVVLGIDNLIFISILTNRLPEAQRPLARQIGIGLALVLRLALLGLLFVIVGLTAPVFELFGQEFSWRDMILIAGGLFLVWKATTEIHHNVDPQAKEGEAKVARAAFAIVIAQILALDLVFSLDSILTAVGMTEHLPIMFVAVIVAVAVMLFAAGPLAAFIHDNPTVVMLALGFLMMIGTVLIAEGFGAHVPKGYIYAAMAFSALVEGLNMMARRARQKRGVAVDQD; from the coding sequence ATGGAATATATACTGCAACTCGCCGCCAACCCTGGGGCGTGGGCGGCGCTCGCGACACTGATCGTGATGGAGGTCGTGCTCGGCATCGACAACCTGATCTTCATATCGATCCTCACCAACCGCCTGCCGGAAGCGCAGCGTCCCCTCGCACGGCAGATCGGTATCGGCCTGGCCCTGGTATTGCGGCTGGCCCTGCTTGGCCTTCTGTTTGTCATCGTCGGGTTGACGGCGCCCGTCTTCGAACTGTTCGGTCAGGAATTCTCCTGGCGGGACATGATCCTGATTGCCGGCGGGTTGTTCCTGGTCTGGAAGGCGACGACTGAAATTCATCACAATGTCGATCCGCAGGCGAAGGAAGGCGAGGCGAAGGTCGCCCGCGCCGCCTTTGCCATCGTCATCGCGCAGATCCTGGCGCTGGATCTTGTCTTCTCGCTCGACAGTATCCTGACGGCGGTCGGGATGACCGAACATCTGCCGATCATGTTTGTGGCGGTTATTGTCGCGGTCGCGGTCATGTTGTTTGCCGCCGGGCCGCTCGCCGCCTTTATCCACGACAACCCGACCGTCGTCATGCTGGCGCTGGGCTTCCTGATGATGATCGGCACGGTCCTGATCGCCGAAGGTTTCGGGGCGCACGTGCCCAAGGGTTATATCTATGCGGCAATGGCCTTCTCCGCCCTGGTCGAGGGGCTGAACATGATGGCACGGCGGGCGCGCCAGAAGCGGGGTGTTGCGGTCGACCAGGACTGA
- a CDS encoding DMT family transporter yields MTDRNPNAIAYPLMACAALFWAGNIVVARAFHADVPPVGLSFWRWVLAFALFLPFTLALTRRQWPLIRRHWRWLALLALLGGLIFHTFLYVALNTTTALNAALIYAMTPALVPVVARFMLGDRLHPLQIAGTALSLAGVAIVVAKGDLSTVLGLQFTRGDIWMVGAVVSWAFYSVLIKRKPPDMHPNTMLTGMMAMAVAMTLPVYLWEHLTIRVMPATPSSFAVVGYIAVFASIAAYLCYNRAIALVGPSRTALTAHMLPVFAAALSVAFLGETLHLYHLAGAAAVAGGIGLAGAAPPSVAGSATRT; encoded by the coding sequence ATGACGGATCGCAACCCCAATGCAATCGCCTATCCGCTAATGGCCTGCGCCGCGCTGTTCTGGGCCGGCAACATCGTCGTTGCGCGCGCGTTCCATGCGGATGTGCCGCCGGTCGGCCTGTCTTTCTGGCGCTGGGTCCTGGCCTTCGCGCTGTTCCTGCCGTTTACCCTCGCGCTGACGCGCCGCCAATGGCCGCTGATCCGCCGGCACTGGCGATGGCTGGCCCTGCTGGCGCTGCTGGGCGGCCTGATTTTCCATACCTTCCTGTATGTCGCGCTGAACACGACGACGGCGCTGAACGCCGCGCTGATCTACGCCATGACCCCCGCCCTGGTCCCGGTTGTCGCGCGGTTCATGCTGGGCGACCGGCTGCATCCGCTGCAGATTGCCGGAACGGCGCTGTCGCTGGCGGGCGTGGCGATCGTCGTCGCCAAAGGCGATCTCAGCACGGTACTGGGCCTGCAATTCACCCGGGGCGATATCTGGATGGTCGGGGCGGTTGTGTCCTGGGCGTTCTATTCGGTGCTGATCAAGCGCAAACCCCCCGACATGCATCCCAATACGATGCTGACCGGCATGATGGCGATGGCCGTCGCGATGACGCTGCCCGTCTACCTGTGGGAGCACCTGACGATCCGGGTCATGCCGGCGACCCCGTCATCCTTCGCAGTGGTCGGCTATATCGCCGTTTTCGCCTCGATCGCCGCCTATCTCTGCTACAATCGCGCGATTGCACTGGTCGGGCCCAGCAGGACGGCGCTGACGGCCCATATGCTGCCGGTCTTCGCCGCCGCCCTGTCGGTGGCGTTTCTGGGCGAGACTCTGCATCTCTATCATCTGGCGGGCGCCGCCGCCGTCGCGGGCGGTATCGGGCTGGCCGGAGCGGCGCCCCCTTCGGTCGCGGGATCTGCCACAAGAACCTAA
- a CDS encoding LysR substrate-binding domain-containing protein codes for MDPFDRPFRTPLNAVRAFESAARLLSFTRAAQELGVTQGAVSRQVATLENHLGQKLFQRVGRSIALTYAGQHYASDIRDALARIESASARMIRRPEDAVLTVGATSVASRWLIGRLADFQRTHRALSVHLRVLETAAALHGSGIDIAVLGENTDSASLESREIGLESLIPVCSPDFPVPGTPAAVARSTLLHSTSHPDAWPRWFAAAGLRDADSLAGPVFEDAAMAVEAAIQGQGIAIAPVLAVGQAIESGRLTAPFDLRVPSGRRYYLTWPRARGGMNKVRLFRDFLLAADGV; via the coding sequence ATGGATCCGTTCGACCGACCGTTTCGCACGCCGCTGAATGCCGTGCGCGCCTTCGAAAGCGCGGCGCGGCTGCTGAGCTTCACCCGCGCCGCGCAGGAACTCGGCGTCACCCAGGGCGCGGTCAGCCGGCAGGTTGCGACCCTGGAAAACCATCTGGGCCAGAAGCTGTTCCAGCGGGTCGGCCGCTCGATTGCGCTGACCTATGCCGGGCAACACTACGCATCCGATATCCGCGATGCGCTGGCCCGGATCGAATCCGCGTCGGCGCGGATGATCCGCCGCCCGGAAGACGCGGTACTGACGGTCGGCGCAACATCAGTGGCGAGCCGCTGGCTGATCGGCAGGCTGGCCGATTTCCAGCGTACCCACCGGGCGTTATCGGTGCATCTGCGGGTTCTGGAAACCGCGGCGGCGCTGCACGGATCGGGGATCGACATCGCGGTGCTGGGCGAGAATACGGACAGCGCCAGCCTGGAATCGCGCGAAATCGGCCTTGAATCCCTGATACCGGTCTGCAGCCCGGATTTTCCGGTTCCCGGGACGCCGGCGGCGGTCGCGCGGTCGACGCTGCTGCATTCGACCAGCCACCCGGATGCCTGGCCGCGCTGGTTCGCCGCGGCCGGATTGCGGGATGCCGACAGCCTTGCAGGGCCTGTCTTCGAGGATGCGGCAATGGCGGTCGAGGCCGCCATTCAGGGTCAGGGCATCGCGATCGCACCGGTTCTGGCGGTCGGCCAGGCCATTGAATCCGGGCGGCTGACCGCGCCATTCGACCTGCGCGTGCCGAGCGGCCGCCGCTACTACCTGACCTGGCCACGGGCCAGGGGCGGCATGAACAAAGTACGGCTGTTCCGGGATTTTCTGCTTGCGGCGGACGGTGTGTAG
- the pobA gene encoding 4-hydroxybenzoate 3-monooxygenase, which translates to MRTQVGIVGAGPAGLLLSQLLHLQGIASVVLERQTAAHVQGRIRAGVLEGGTVELALRAQCGDRMIREGLVHEGAGLCFGGARHRIDFAARTGGKSVLVYGQTEWTRDLMAARAALDGTVIYEAEDVALQDIEGDAPRLIWRKDGAAHEVACDFIAGCDGFHGVSRHAIPARARRRFEKTFPFAWIGLLSDTKPVSDELIYINHDDGFSLCSMRSRTRSRYYLQCPLDEKVEDWSDDRFWSELSRRLPEDRAGGLETGPSLEKSVTPLRSFVTEPMRHGRLFLAGDAAHIVPPTGAKGLNLAASDVRYLSEALTGFYRDNRTDLIDAYSATCLRRVWKAQRFSHWLTGLMHRYPDAGDFDRRLQLAELDYISRSPAAQTALAENYVGLPFE; encoded by the coding sequence TTGCGCACGCAGGTCGGCATTGTCGGCGCGGGACCGGCGGGGCTGTTGCTGTCGCAGCTTCTGCACCTGCAGGGGATTGCGTCCGTGGTGCTGGAGCGGCAGACCGCCGCCCATGTACAGGGACGTATCCGCGCCGGGGTACTGGAAGGCGGTACTGTCGAACTGGCGCTGCGCGCGCAATGCGGCGACCGTATGATCCGCGAAGGGCTGGTGCATGAAGGCGCCGGTCTGTGCTTTGGCGGCGCGCGCCACCGTATCGATTTCGCCGCGCGCACCGGCGGCAAATCGGTTCTGGTCTATGGCCAGACCGAATGGACCCGCGACCTGATGGCGGCCCGCGCCGCGCTGGATGGAACGGTCATCTACGAAGCCGAAGACGTCGCCCTGCAGGATATTGAAGGCGATGCGCCACGTCTGATCTGGCGCAAGGATGGCGCAGCACATGAAGTTGCCTGTGACTTTATTGCCGGCTGTGATGGGTTTCACGGTGTCAGCCGCCATGCGATTCCGGCCAGGGCGCGGCGGCGGTTCGAGAAAACATTTCCCTTTGCCTGGATAGGGCTGCTGTCTGATACGAAGCCGGTTTCCGACGAGCTAATCTACATCAACCACGATGACGGGTTTTCGCTCTGTTCGATGCGGTCCAGGACACGCAGCCGCTATTACCTGCAATGCCCGCTGGACGAAAAGGTCGAGGACTGGTCCGACGACCGTTTCTGGAGCGAACTGTCCCGCCGTCTGCCGGAAGACCGTGCAGGCGGGCTCGAAACCGGGCCGTCTCTGGAAAAGAGCGTCACGCCGCTGCGCAGCTTCGTGACGGAGCCGATGCGCCACGGGCGGCTTTTCCTCGCCGGGGATGCGGCGCATATCGTACCGCCGACCGGCGCAAAGGGCCTGAACCTCGCGGCATCGGATGTGCGCTACCTGTCTGAAGCCCTGACCGGGTTCTACCGGGACAATCGCACGGACCTGATCGACGCCTATTCGGCGACCTGCCTGCGCCGGGTGTGGAAGGCGCAGCGCTTTTCCCACTGGCTGACCGGGTTGATGCACCGGTATCCCGACGCCGGCGATTTCGACCGACGCCTGCAACTGGCGGAACTCGATTACATCTCCCGCTCCCCCGCGGCGCAGACCGCGCTGGCGGAGAACTATGTGGGGTTGCCCTTCGAATAG
- a CDS encoding 6,7-dimethyl-8-ribityllumazine synthase: MPPRKRTTKPDRIAFIEARWHADIVDQGRNAFIAALCARGMKEESIDLFDVPGSLEIPLMAKRVAETGKYAAIVGAGLVVDGGIYRHEFVAQAVLNGIVQVSLETGVPVISMVLTPHRFHEHDEHNRFFREHFKVKGVEAAAACIDMLAGLATVK, encoded by the coding sequence ATGCCGCCGCGCAAACGCACGACCAAACCCGACCGCATCGCCTTTATCGAGGCGCGCTGGCATGCGGATATCGTCGACCAGGGGCGCAACGCCTTCATCGCCGCGCTCTGCGCGCGGGGAATGAAGGAGGAATCGATCGACCTGTTCGACGTGCCGGGCAGTCTTGAAATTCCCCTGATGGCGAAACGCGTCGCCGAGACCGGAAAATATGCCGCCATCGTTGGCGCCGGACTGGTCGTGGATGGCGGTATCTACCGGCATGAATTCGTGGCGCAGGCGGTGCTGAACGGGATCGTTCAGGTGTCGCTGGAAACCGGCGTACCGGTCATTTCCATGGTGCTGACGCCGCACCGGTTCCACGAGCATGACGAACACAACCGGTTCTTCCGCGAACATTTCAAGGTCAAGGGCGTGGAGGCGGCGGCGGCCTGTATCGACATGCTGGCGGGGCTGGCCACGGTGAAATAG
- a CDS encoding CoA ester lyase, translating into MNATVNDNPVWRSLLYVPVNVDRYVDKAHTRGADGVILDLEDSVTPSEKDHARTLILEAAVKVARNGADVLVRINRELELAVRDIEAAISPLVTALKLPKVQSADHVRLLAELVDSLEAKRGMRVGTTRLIPMVETANAFFSMDAIARASPRVATVLLGGEDFALDCGFEPDPEVYQYPKQQSLLAARAAGLTPMGLIGTVADFSDADAYRAVVRHSAKFGFEGASCIHPANVAVLNEEFSPKPEAVAYARRVVEGDKKAIAEGRGSWSLDGKMIDIPVVIRAQRLIARADRIAARGNV; encoded by the coding sequence ATGAACGCAACGGTGAACGACAATCCGGTCTGGCGATCGCTTCTATACGTACCGGTCAATGTCGACCGCTACGTGGACAAGGCGCATACGCGCGGCGCCGACGGCGTCATCCTCGACCTGGAGGACAGCGTCACGCCATCGGAAAAAGACCACGCCCGCACGCTGATTCTGGAAGCGGCGGTGAAGGTCGCGCGCAACGGCGCCGATGTTCTGGTCCGCATCAACCGGGAACTGGAACTGGCGGTGCGTGATATCGAGGCAGCCATTTCGCCGCTGGTCACGGCCCTGAAACTGCCGAAGGTGCAAAGCGCCGACCACGTCAGGCTGCTGGCGGAACTGGTCGACAGCCTGGAAGCCAAGCGCGGGATGCGCGTCGGCACGACGCGGCTGATCCCGATGGTGGAAACGGCGAATGCGTTCTTTTCCATGGACGCCATCGCCAGGGCAAGCCCGCGCGTCGCGACCGTCCTGCTGGGCGGGGAGGATTTCGCGCTCGACTGCGGTTTCGAACCGGATCCGGAGGTCTACCAGTACCCCAAGCAGCAGTCGCTGCTCGCCGCCCGGGCCGCCGGGCTGACGCCGATGGGGCTGATCGGCACCGTCGCCGATTTCAGCGATGCGGACGCCTATCGCGCCGTGGTCCGCCATTCGGCGAAATTCGGATTCGAGGGCGCATCCTGCATCCATCCGGCCAACGTGGCGGTCCTGAACGAGGAATTCAGCCCGAAACCGGAAGCGGTCGCCTATGCCCGGCGGGTCGTCGAGGGTGACAAGAAGGCGATTGCAGAGGGACGGGGTTCGTGGTCGCTGGACGGCAAGATGATCGACATCCCGGTGGTGATCCGCGCCCAGCGCCTGATTGCGCGAGCCGACCGGATCGCTGCGCGCGGCAACGTCTGA
- a CDS encoding CoA transferase: protein MPSFDENFKGPLDGKTVLDLSRLVAGNMVSLQLADYGAEVIKIEPAGKGDPLRHWLTDNIPVNWKVYARNKKSVSLELREADARDILLRLVEQADVMIENYRPGTLEKMGLGPDVLHARNPKLILVRVSGFGQTGPYKHRPGFGTLVEAMSGFADRNGFEDREPVLPPLAMADMIAGLYGAMAVLIAIRECEVKGGDGQVIDLSLLEPMYSILGAEAAWHKVTGDVRERVGSGSNTSSPRNVYATSDGKWLAMSGSIQSMAERIFRVIGRDDMNSDPKFHNNTARVANRNEVDEIVGGWIGARTLDECMEVFDRENVTVAPVYNIAQIMEDPHFREREINVDLPDEDMGTVPMHNIVPRLSRTPGGFARPAPSLGQHNAEILGRIGISATEVAALKERGVL from the coding sequence GTGCCGAGTTTCGACGAGAATTTCAAGGGGCCGCTGGACGGCAAAACCGTGCTGGACCTGTCCCGACTGGTGGCGGGCAACATGGTCAGCCTGCAGCTGGCCGATTACGGCGCCGAGGTGATCAAGATCGAACCCGCCGGCAAGGGCGATCCGCTGCGCCACTGGCTGACCGACAATATCCCGGTCAACTGGAAGGTCTATGCCCGCAACAAGAAAAGCGTTTCGCTGGAGCTTCGCGAAGCCGACGCCAGGGACATCCTGCTGCGCCTCGTCGAACAGGCCGACGTGATGATCGAAAATTACCGTCCGGGCACCCTGGAGAAAATGGGCCTTGGCCCGGACGTACTGCATGCCCGCAATCCGAAGCTGATACTCGTCCGCGTGTCCGGCTTCGGCCAGACCGGCCCCTACAAACACCGGCCCGGCTTCGGCACGCTGGTCGAGGCGATGTCCGGCTTTGCCGACCGCAACGGGTTCGAGGACCGGGAGCCGGTCCTGCCGCCGCTCGCCATGGCGGACATGATCGCCGGCCTGTATGGCGCCATGGCGGTGCTGATCGCGATCCGTGAATGCGAGGTAAAGGGCGGCGACGGGCAGGTTATCGACCTGTCGCTGCTGGAGCCGATGTATTCGATCCTCGGCGCGGAGGCGGCCTGGCACAAGGTGACGGGCGACGTGCGCGAACGCGTTGGCAGCGGGTCCAACACCTCATCGCCGCGCAATGTTTACGCGACCAGTGACGGCAAATGGCTCGCCATGTCGGGATCCATCCAGTCGATGGCCGAACGCATTTTCCGCGTCATCGGCCGCGACGACATGAACAGCGACCCGAAATTCCACAACAACACCGCCCGCGTCGCCAATCGCAATGAGGTCGATGAAATCGTCGGCGGCTGGATCGGCGCGCGGACATTGGACGAATGCATGGAGGTTTTCGACCGCGAGAACGTTACCGTGGCGCCCGTCTACAACATCGCACAGATCATGGAAGACCCGCATTTCCGCGAGCGCGAGATCAACGTCGATCTGCCGGACGAGGACATGGGCACGGTCCCGATGCACAATATCGTGCCGCGACTGTCGCGCACGCCGGGCGGATTCGCCCGCCCGGCGCCTTCGCTGGGCCAGCACAACGCGGAAATCCTGGGTCGTATCGGCATTTCTGCAACGGAAGTCGCGGCACTGAAAGAACGTGGCGTCCTGTGA